In the Natranaeroarchaeum aerophilus genome, one interval contains:
- a CDS encoding ribosome biogenesis/translation initiation ATPase RLI yields MADDSIAVVDLERCQPDRCNYECKNYCPPNRTGKECITLRGEETREGQPDQVHISEEICLGETCGICVEKCPFDAIEIINLPQELDDDPAHRYGENAFSLYGLPIPEEGKVTGILGPNGIGKTTAVRILAGEMVPNQGNHESPPDWDDVLERYRGTELQDYIAAVRDGDVKVSRKPQYVDEIPGQFDGNTRELLEHTDERGELDYLIDRMEIGPVMDQDIDSISGGELQRVAIAACLAREADFYFLDEITPYLDIGQRMTVARLIRELADEENKSMLVVEHDLAILDLLADSLHIAYGSPGAYGVVTPPKSVRNGINEYLAGYLDNENMRIRPSPIEFEEHAPRPVNRAQTLAEYPDVTKSYGEGEFSLDVEGGTIRKNEVLGIVGPNGIGKSTFAKMLAGSLEPDEGDLDVALDISYKPQYIDIDQPMRVDAFLSSITDQFGSSYWDTEIAQPLQLERIMEQNLTDLSGGERQRVAIAACLSDSADLYLLDEPSAHLDVEQRVQAASAIRRYAEQQSATVMVIDHDIYMMDLLADRLMVFDGEPAEHGRAGQPQAMRSGMNEFLSNLDITFRRDERVGRPRINKPESQLDREQKREGEYYYSL; encoded by the coding sequence ATGGCGGACGACAGCATTGCAGTCGTCGATCTCGAACGGTGTCAGCCGGACCGGTGTAACTACGAGTGCAAGAACTACTGCCCGCCGAACCGAACCGGCAAGGAGTGTATCACGCTGCGTGGCGAGGAGACCCGGGAGGGCCAGCCCGATCAGGTCCACATCTCCGAGGAGATCTGTCTGGGTGAAACCTGCGGTATCTGCGTCGAAAAGTGCCCGTTCGACGCCATCGAAATCATCAATCTCCCCCAGGAGCTCGACGACGATCCAGCCCATCGCTACGGGGAAAACGCATTCTCACTGTACGGGCTGCCGATCCCCGAAGAGGGCAAGGTTACCGGTATCCTCGGCCCGAACGGCATCGGGAAGACCACAGCCGTCCGCATCCTCGCGGGCGAGATGGTACCCAATCAGGGTAACCACGAGTCGCCACCGGACTGGGACGACGTTCTGGAACGGTATCGCGGGACGGAGTTACAGGACTACATCGCCGCAGTCCGCGACGGCGACGTCAAGGTCTCCCGAAAGCCCCAGTACGTCGATGAGATCCCCGGCCAGTTCGATGGGAACACGCGGGAACTGCTCGAACACACGGACGAGCGGGGCGAACTCGACTACCTGATCGATCGTATGGAGATCGGCCCCGTAATGGATCAGGACATCGACAGCATCTCCGGCGGGGAGCTCCAGCGGGTCGCCATCGCAGCGTGTCTCGCACGCGAGGCTGACTTCTATTTCCTCGACGAGATCACGCCGTACCTCGACATCGGCCAGCGGATGACCGTCGCCCGGCTGATCCGCGAACTCGCTGACGAGGAAAATAAATCGATGCTGGTCGTCGAGCACGACCTGGCAATTCTCGACCTGCTTGCCGATTCCCTCCATATAGCCTACGGGAGTCCGGGCGCGTACGGTGTCGTTACGCCACCAAAGTCGGTCCGCAACGGTATCAACGAGTATCTCGCGGGCTACCTCGACAACGAGAACATGCGGATCCGGCCGAGCCCGATCGAGTTCGAGGAACACGCCCCCCGGCCCGTTAACCGCGCACAGACGCTCGCGGAGTATCCCGACGTTACAAAGAGCTACGGTGAGGGCGAGTTCAGCCTCGACGTTGAGGGGGGGACGATCCGGAAAAACGAGGTGCTCGGGATCGTCGGCCCGAACGGGATCGGTAAATCGACGTTCGCGAAGATGCTCGCCGGATCCCTGGAGCCCGACGAGGGCGACCTCGACGTCGCGCTCGACATCTCGTACAAGCCCCAGTACATCGACATCGACCAGCCGATGCGCGTCGACGCCTTCCTCTCGTCGATCACCGATCAGTTTGGTTCCTCGTACTGGGACACCGAGATCGCCCAGCCGCTCCAGCTGGAACGGATCATGGAGCAGAACCTCACCGACCTCTCCGGCGGTGAGCGCCAGCGGGTCGCCATCGCGGCCTGTCTGTCGGACTCGGCCGACCTCTACCTGCTCGACGAACCGTCGGCCCACCTCGACGTCGAACAGCGCGTGCAGGCCGCGAGCGCGATCCGGCGGTACGCCGAACAGCAGAGTGCAACCGTGATGGTCATCGACCACGACATCTATATGATGGATCTGCTGGCGGACCGGCTGATGGTGTTCGACGGCGAGCCCGCCGAGCACGGTCGTGCGGGCCAGCCCCAGGCGATGCGGTCGGGGATGAACGAGTTCCTCTCGAACCTGGATATCACGTTCCGCCGCGACGAGCGCGTTGGCCGACCGCGGATCAACAAGCCCGAAAGCCAACTGGACCGCGAACAGAAACGCGAAGGCGAGTACTACTACTCTCTCTGA
- a CDS encoding DEAD/DEAH box helicase — MALAEDLADFELSDFADAFAFESFNRMQQEALPGLLGSDENVVASAPTASGKTALAELAICRALANGGTALFVAPLRALTNEKEADWERFEELGYSVYVVTGERDLNPRRARRADILVMTPEKTDSATRKHDSRRYDFITDIDVCVIDEVHLLDSDRRGSVLEVTISRLRRLCEPRVVALSATMPNIDDVAAWLDAPAETTFEFGDEYRPVDLHADVRTYTHGENSFADKYRRLYRAMDLAEPHIDDGGQALVFVSSRQDTVQAAKKARDEIAERDLEMGARGEYDYHTETQQLENDTLRKSALDGVGFHHAGLSKNDKDLVEEWFRQGQIQLLFSTSTLAWGVNLPARCVVIRDTKYHDPLEGEVDMSPLDVLQMLGRAGRPGYDDVGYGWIVCDRADADKYRKLLRDGKEIESQLAEDLDAHLNAEIAMGTIRDLDDVMDWLETTFYYQRAQSAPSKYGFENLRERVRETLSELVEAGFVETDELGVDPTPLGRLASKYYLRLDTAERFHDLATAERQDVDTVLEAVATAEEFDSVNARQSERDAISAVLSGKTYTDDVDAGQRKVLAILHSSMTGSTPADLTSDAWVIRQNSVRLVSALGAFCRRFADPQTANLVRRVEARLDHGVSEGAVGLTAVDGIGSGRASKLAAEGITTPGEVIAVGVDGLVAAGLSEGVAERVIESAGELPAIEIEWGSFPDSIPHGQNEMCEVTVRTVAGNAAVGVRVTVNDIEMTADETYLSDELAVPVGVFGGDESPLEYAVEVSFPELPLLPVRDSRSVDVERP, encoded by the coding sequence ATGGCACTCGCCGAGGACCTCGCCGACTTCGAGCTCTCCGACTTTGCGGACGCGTTCGCGTTCGAGTCGTTCAACCGGATGCAACAGGAGGCCCTGCCCGGGTTGCTCGGGAGCGACGAGAACGTCGTCGCCAGCGCGCCGACCGCGAGCGGCAAGACCGCACTCGCCGAGCTGGCGATCTGTCGGGCGCTTGCCAACGGCGGAACCGCGCTTTTTGTCGCCCCCCTCCGTGCGCTGACCAACGAGAAGGAGGCCGACTGGGAGCGCTTCGAGGAACTCGGCTACTCCGTGTACGTCGTCACCGGCGAGCGGGACCTGAATCCCCGGCGTGCGCGTCGGGCCGACATCCTCGTAATGACGCCCGAAAAGACCGACTCGGCGACCCGCAAACACGACAGCCGCCGCTACGACTTCATTACCGACATCGACGTCTGCGTCATCGACGAGGTCCATCTGCTCGACTCCGATCGCCGCGGAAGCGTCCTCGAAGTGACGATCTCGCGACTCCGGCGGCTCTGTGAACCCCGCGTCGTCGCGCTCTCGGCGACGATGCCGAACATCGACGACGTGGCGGCGTGGCTCGACGCTCCCGCCGAAACCACCTTCGAATTCGGCGACGAGTATCGGCCGGTCGACCTGCACGCCGACGTGCGCACGTACACACACGGGGAGAACTCCTTTGCCGACAAGTACCGCCGGCTCTACCGGGCGATGGATCTGGCCGAACCCCACATCGACGACGGCGGGCAGGCGCTCGTCTTCGTCTCCTCGCGCCAGGACACCGTCCAGGCCGCAAAGAAGGCACGCGACGAGATCGCCGAACGCGACCTGGAGATGGGCGCACGCGGCGAGTACGACTACCATACCGAGACCCAGCAACTGGAAAACGACACCCTGCGCAAGTCCGCGCTCGATGGGGTTGGCTTCCACCACGCGGGGCTCTCGAAAAACGACAAGGACCTCGTAGAGGAGTGGTTCCGACAGGGACAGATCCAGCTCCTCTTTTCGACGTCGACGCTCGCGTGGGGAGTCAACCTTCCCGCTCGCTGTGTGGTGATTCGTGACACGAAGTATCACGACCCGCTGGAAGGTGAAGTCGACATGAGCCCGCTGGATGTGCTCCAGATGCTCGGACGGGCGGGCCGTCCCGGCTACGACGACGTGGGCTACGGCTGGATCGTCTGTGATCGCGCCGACGCCGACAAGTACCGGAAACTTCTGCGGGACGGCAAGGAGATCGAATCCCAGTTAGCGGAGGATCTCGACGCCCACCTCAACGCCGAGATCGCCATGGGGACGATCCGCGATCTCGACGACGTGATGGACTGGCTCGAAACGACGTTCTACTACCAGCGCGCCCAGAGCGCCCCCTCGAAATACGGGTTCGAGAACCTCCGCGAGCGCGTCCGCGAGACGCTCTCGGAACTGGTCGAGGCTGGCTTCGTCGAGACCGACGAACTGGGCGTCGATCCAACGCCGCTGGGACGGCTCGCGTCGAAGTACTACCTGCGGCTCGATACGGCCGAGCGGTTTCACGACCTCGCGACGGCAGAGCGTCAGGATGTCGACACCGTCCTCGAAGCGGTCGCGACCGCCGAGGAGTTCGACAGCGTCAACGCCCGCCAGTCCGAGCGTGACGCCATCTCGGCTGTACTCTCTGGCAAAACCTACACTGACGACGTGGATGCTGGCCAGCGAAAAGTACTTGCAATCCTGCACTCCTCGATGACCGGCTCGACACCCGCAGACCTGACCAGCGATGCGTGGGTAATCCGGCAGAACTCCGTCCGGCTGGTGTCCGCACTCGGGGCCTTCTGCAGGCGCTTTGCTGACCCCCAGACCGCCAACCTCGTCCGGCGCGTCGAGGCGCGCCTCGACCACGGGGTCAGCGAGGGGGCTGTGGGTCTAACTGCAGTCGACGGGATCGGGTCGGGCCGGGCCAGCAAACTCGCTGCCGAGGGGATCACGACACCCGGGGAAGTCATCGCCGTGGGCGTGGACGGCCTCGTCGCCGCCGGGCTCTCCGAGGGCGTCGCCGAGCGCGTCATCGAGTCCGCGGGCGAACTGCCAGCCATCGAGATCGAGTGGGGCTCGTTTCCCGACTCGATCCCACACGGGCAAAACGAGATGTGCGAGGTCACGGTCCGAACTGTGGCGGGTAACGCCGCGGTCGGCGTGCGCGTCACGGTCAACGACATCGAGATGACTGCTGACGAAACGTACCTGAGCGACGAACTTGCCGTCCCGGTCGGGGTCTTCGGCGGCGACGAGTCGCCGCTGGAGTACGCCGTCGAAGTGTCGTTCCCCGAGTTGCCGCTGTTGCCCGTGCGGGACTCGCGAAGCGTCGACGTAGAGCGACCCTAG
- a CDS encoding DoxX family protein — protein sequence MSTKSQNRLESQYAGINLEGQPHALSAWFVVLLRVMIGGMILFAGLGKYAIFSGEAFDAGGYLANVDAVSPASGLFALMAESGLFMEFVNVIVPLTQVLIGLALITGAFVRLAALGGAMQMALFYLGGWPAEWLAVFDSTLIYAVVFLAVAAFGAGRILGLDKHIEQIEIAGEPLIEKYPAAKYILG from the coding sequence ATGTCCACGAAATCACAAAACCGACTCGAAAGCCAGTACGCGGGAATTAACCTCGAAGGCCAGCCACACGCTCTGAGCGCGTGGTTCGTCGTCCTACTCCGGGTCATGATCGGCGGCATGATCCTCTTTGCAGGACTCGGCAAATACGCCATCTTCAGCGGCGAGGCCTTCGACGCCGGCGGCTACCTCGCCAACGTCGACGCAGTCAGCCCCGCCAGCGGCCTGTTCGCACTAATGGCCGAGAGTGGGCTGTTCATGGAATTCGTCAACGTAATCGTCCCACTGACGCAGGTCCTGATCGGCCTCGCACTCATCACCGGCGCGTTCGTTCGCCTCGCCGCCCTCGGCGGTGCCATGCAGATGGCGCTGTTCTACCTCGGCGGCTGGCCCGCAGAGTGGCTCGCCGTCTTCGACTCGACGCTCATCTACGCCGTCGTCTTCCTGGCGGTGGCCGCCTTCGGCGCAGGCCGAATCCTCGGCCTCGACAAACACATCGAACAGATAGAGATCGCCGGTGAACCACTCATCGAAAAGTACCCCGCCGCAAAGTACATCCTCGGCTAA